Proteins from a single region of Crassaminicella profunda:
- a CDS encoding DUF1667 domain-containing protein, producing the protein MEKHQLVCIVCPMGCHLEVTKENDEYNVTGNKCPRGKAYGMKELTNPTRVVTTTVKIKGGLLNRLSVKTKEAIPKEKMFECMKFIDSIEVKAPVSVGDIIVKDLLGTGVDLVAARSM; encoded by the coding sequence ATGGAAAAACATCAATTAGTATGTATTGTATGTCCAATGGGATGTCATTTAGAAGTGACAAAAGAAAATGATGAATATAATGTAACAGGAAATAAATGTCCTAGAGGAAAAGCTTATGGGATGAAGGAACTTACCAACCCTACAAGAGTTGTAACAACAACTGTAAAGATAAAGGGAGGACTTCTTAATAGACTTTCAGTAAAAACAAAAGAAGCTATTCCAAAGGAGAAAATGTTTGAGTGTATGAAATTCATTGATTCTATAGAAGTAAAAGCACCTGTTTCTGTAGGAGATATTATAGTAAAAGATCTCTTGGGAACAGGAGTAGACCTTGTTGCAGCAAGAAGTATGTAA
- a CDS encoding glycerol-3-phosphate responsive antiterminator, protein MNHKLYEKIEANPVIAAVNSMEKLDLAIQSPCEIVFLLTGNIFNLRKIIDKVKNADMDIYVHLDLMEGFSKDMMALKYIHENMRPDGIITTKSSLVKTARSMNICAIQRFFILDSLSLERGIHAIHNTRPDAIEILPGVMPKIIKKIHHETKVPVIGSGLIIDKEDVIESLKAGAMGISTSKEEIWYM, encoded by the coding sequence ATGAATCATAAATTGTATGAGAAAATAGAAGCAAATCCTGTTATTGCAGCAGTAAATAGTATGGAAAAACTTGATTTAGCTATTCAGTCCCCTTGTGAAATCGTTTTTTTGTTGACGGGAAATATATTTAATTTAAGAAAAATAATTGATAAAGTAAAAAATGCAGATATGGATATATATGTACATCTTGATTTGATGGAAGGGTTTTCTAAAGATATGATGGCATTAAAATATATTCATGAAAATATGAGACCAGATGGCATTATTACTACAAAAAGTAGCCTTGTAAAAACTGCAAGAAGTATGAATATATGTGCTATACAAAGATTCTTTATATTAGATTCTTTGTCTCTTGAGAGAGGGATTCATGCTATACATAATACAAGACCTGATGCAATAGAGATTTTACCAGGAGTTATGCCTAAAATTATAAAAAAAATTCATCATGAAACAAAGGTACCTGTTATAGGTAGTGGATTAATTATTGATAAAGAAGATGTGATTGAAAGTCTCAAAGCAGGAGCTATGGGGATTTCTACAAGTAAGGAAGAGATTTGGTATATGTAA
- a CDS encoding Crp/Fnr family transcriptional regulator: MYEKIFDLDVQKKMDIFFMEELSQCGRVEIFQKGQIINPNHPNHIYIILEGEVNQVMYSRNGDEIIFYRITEGSIFGEIDFFHKNRTFVVNKAVTKCKISVVTRDIVECKLKKYPKIYEYFLMSIITKYRMVMLELANFQSNDAMGKLADFFIRLYYTENINKKNNISIVLTHEEIANRIGLNRITVTNSIKLFKEKDLIEMKDRKIIIKDIEGLKGLTNIPIE, from the coding sequence ATGTATGAAAAAATATTTGATCTAGATGTCCAAAAAAAGATGGATATTTTTTTTATGGAAGAATTATCTCAATGTGGTAGAGTTGAAATATTTCAAAAGGGACAAATTATTAATCCCAATCACCCTAACCATATTTATATTATTCTTGAGGGCGAAGTCAATCAAGTAATGTATTCTAGAAATGGGGATGAAATTATTTTTTATAGAATAACAGAGGGGAGTATATTTGGAGAAATAGATTTTTTCCATAAAAATAGAACCTTTGTGGTCAATAAAGCTGTGACTAAATGTAAAATATCTGTAGTAACTAGAGATATTGTAGAATGTAAACTAAAAAAGTATCCTAAAATATACGAATATTTTCTCATGAGTATTATTACAAAATATAGAATGGTTATGCTAGAATTAGCAAATTTTCAATCTAATGATGCTATGGGGAAATTAGCAGATTTTTTTATAAGGCTATACTATACAGAAAATATTAATAAAAAGAATAATATAAGCATTGTATTGACCCATGAAGAAATTGCCAATAGAATAGGTCTTAATAGAATTACAGTAACAAATAGTATAAAGCTATTTAAGGAGAAAGACTTGATAGAAATGAAGGACAGAAAAATAATTATTAAGGATATTGAAGGACTTAAAGGACTTACAAATATCCCTATAGAATAA
- a CDS encoding NAD(P)/FAD-dependent oxidoreductase produces the protein MKYDIVVVGGGPAGLAAAIEAKKNGVDNILVIERDRELGGILQQCIHNGFGLHVFKEELTGPEYAEKFITELKNMGIEYKLDTMVLEIGEERVIHAINTVDGFMRIKAGAIILSMGCRERTRGAISIPGSRPAGVFTAGTAQRFVNMEGYMVGKRVVILGSGDIGLIMARRMTLEGAKVLAVAELMPFSGGLTRNIVQCLEDYHIPLYLSHTLMEIKGKDRVEGVVIAEVDKNRKPIPGTEKHYDCDTLLLSVGLIPENEISKNAGIALDPVTSGPIVNESMETSIEGVFACGNVVHVHDLVDFVTAESKRAGKNAAKYIKKEIKADAKTAKTKPGEGIRYIVPHMVRPENVDGTLDLFMRVDNVYKDMNMVVKIDGKEIKRMKKKHLAPGEMESVKIKKEDLGFKEDAVITVQLEKEGA, from the coding sequence TTGAAATATGATATTGTTGTAGTTGGAGGAGGTCCTGCAGGACTTGCAGCAGCTATTGAAGCCAAGAAAAATGGTGTAGATAACATTTTAGTGATAGAAAGAGATAGAGAATTAGGTGGAATTCTTCAGCAATGTATTCATAATGGATTTGGACTTCATGTTTTTAAAGAGGAGCTAACAGGACCTGAATATGCAGAAAAATTCATTACTGAGTTAAAAAATATGGGAATAGAGTACAAGCTAGATACAATGGTATTAGAAATCGGAGAAGAAAGAGTGATTCATGCTATTAATACAGTAGATGGATTTATGCGTATCAAGGCAGGTGCTATTATTCTTTCTATGGGATGCAGAGAGAGAACAAGAGGAGCTATAAGTATTCCAGGAAGCAGACCTGCTGGCGTATTTACAGCAGGAACAGCACAAAGATTTGTAAATATGGAAGGATATATGGTAGGGAAGAGGGTAGTCATCTTAGGTTCAGGAGACATAGGACTGATCATGGCAAGAAGAATGACATTAGAGGGAGCAAAGGTACTTGCAGTAGCAGAACTTATGCCTTTTTCAGGAGGACTTACTAGAAATATTGTACAATGTCTAGAAGATTATCATATCCCTCTATACCTAAGCCATACCCTTATGGAGATAAAAGGAAAAGATAGGGTAGAAGGGGTAGTTATTGCAGAGGTAGATAAAAATAGAAAACCAATTCCAGGAACAGAAAAACATTATGATTGTGATACCTTATTATTATCTGTAGGACTTATTCCAGAAAATGAAATCTCTAAAAATGCAGGGATTGCTTTAGATCCAGTTACATCTGGACCAATTGTAAATGAATCTATGGAAACAAGTATAGAAGGTGTTTTTGCTTGTGGAAATGTAGTACATGTACATGATTTAGTAGATTTTGTAACAGCAGAAAGTAAAAGAGCTGGCAAAAATGCTGCAAAATATATTAAAAAAGAGATTAAAGCAGATGCAAAAACAGCAAAAACAAAACCAGGTGAAGGAATCCGATATATTGTTCCTCATATGGTTAGACCAGAAAATGTTGATGGGACACTAGATTTATTCATGAGAGTAGACAATGTATATAAAGATATGAATATGGTCGTAAAAATTGATGGAAAAGAAATCAAGAGAATGAAAAAGAAACATTTAGCTCCTGGAGAAATGGAATCTGTAAAAATCAAGAAAGAGGATTTAGGATTCAAAGAAGATGCAGTCATTACTGTTCAATTAGAAAAGGAGGGAGCATAA
- a CDS encoding YfcC family protein, translating into MTTKKEKKKRSFPTAYTVLFIVLIFAAILTWTVPAGSYAKLLYDGDAGVFVVTSPDGETTEEYPGTQETLDNLGVKVDVSKFTDGSIYKAVAIPNTYEELPSNPQGMEEILRSPIQGLYDTSDIIMFVFIIGGIIGVLNSSGAFDAGFASLSRMTNGREYLLIVVVTFLISLGGTTFGLAEETIALYPILVPVFMVAGYDAIVCIAALYMGSSIGTMFSTVNPFSSVIASNAAGISFTNGLTMRTVGLLIATIITIVYIVRYAEKIKKNPQASLIFDQKADIEKRFFHADKEVPEFTGRRKGMLFIFAMTFIVMIYGVSSLDWWFEEMTTLFLASGILICAISGMGEKKAVGDFVTGSSELVGVALTIGVARAVNIIMDNGLISDTILHGATGIVTGMNAGIFSILMLLIFCVLGFFIPSSSGLAVLSMPIMAPLADTVGLPRDVIVSAYQYGQGLMAFITPTGLILVTLSMVDVTYDKWLKFIMPLMGIIGAFSAVMLLVQAFV; encoded by the coding sequence ATGACTACAAAAAAAGAGAAGAAAAAACGAAGTTTTCCTACGGCTTATACGGTATTATTTATTGTTTTAATTTTTGCAGCCATTTTAACATGGACAGTTCCAGCAGGTTCATATGCAAAGCTTTTATATGATGGTGATGCAGGTGTGTTTGTAGTAACATCACCAGATGGGGAAACAACAGAGGAATATCCAGGAACACAAGAGACTTTAGATAATCTTGGAGTTAAGGTAGATGTTTCTAAGTTTACAGATGGAAGTATTTATAAAGCAGTGGCTATTCCTAATACTTATGAAGAATTACCAAGCAATCCACAGGGAATGGAGGAAATTCTAAGATCTCCTATTCAAGGGCTTTATGATACATCTGATATTATTATGTTTGTATTTATTATAGGTGGAATTATTGGAGTTCTTAATAGTAGTGGTGCCTTTGATGCTGGATTTGCAAGTCTTTCTCGTATGACAAATGGTAGAGAATACTTATTGATTGTAGTTGTTACTTTCTTAATATCTTTAGGAGGAACAACTTTTGGTCTTGCAGAAGAGACTATAGCATTGTATCCAATTTTGGTTCCTGTGTTCATGGTTGCAGGCTATGATGCCATTGTCTGTATAGCAGCTTTATATATGGGATCATCTATTGGTACCATGTTTTCAACAGTAAATCCATTTTCTTCTGTTATCGCATCTAATGCTGCAGGAATATCCTTTACAAATGGATTAACTATGAGAACAGTTGGTCTTTTAATTGCTACAATTATAACAATTGTATATATTGTTAGATATGCTGAGAAAATTAAAAAGAATCCTCAAGCTTCATTAATTTTTGATCAAAAAGCTGATATAGAAAAAAGATTTTTCCATGCAGATAAAGAGGTTCCAGAGTTTACAGGTAGACGTAAAGGAATGCTTTTTATATTTGCAATGACTTTTATTGTGATGATTTATGGTGTTTCCTCGCTAGACTGGTGGTTTGAGGAAATGACTACCCTATTCCTAGCTTCAGGAATATTGATTTGTGCAATTTCTGGAATGGGTGAAAAAAAGGCTGTAGGAGACTTTGTTACAGGTTCATCAGAACTTGTAGGGGTTGCGCTTACTATTGGTGTTGCTAGAGCTGTAAACATCATCATGGATAATGGATTGATTTCTGATACAATCCTTCATGGAGCAACAGGTATTGTTACTGGTATGAATGCTGGTATATTCTCTATATTGATGTTATTAATATTCTGTGTATTAGGATTCTTTATTCCATCTTCATCAGGACTAGCAGTATTATCAATGCCTATTATGGCACCTCTTGCTGATACAGTTGGATTACCAAGAGATGTAATCGTTAGTGCTTACCAATATGGACAAGGGCTAATGGCATTTATTACACCGACAGGACTAATACTCGTTACCCTTTCAATGGTAGATGTAACCTATGATAAATGGTTAAAATTTATTATGCCACTGATGGGAATTATCGGAGCATTTTCAGCAGTTATGTTATTAGTTCAAGCTTTTGTTTAA
- a CDS encoding NAD(P)/FAD-dependent oxidoreductase, producing the protein MYDVAVIGAGIIGTFITRELSKFDLKTVMIDKENDIANGTTKANSAIVHAGYDAKAGTLKGKLNAKGNAMYGKVCEELDVHFKRIGSFVIASNEEEMESVKDLYERGRKNNIPDMKILSQEEVRAMEPNLNEEIIGALYAPTAGIVSPWELAVALAENAADNGAQIKLETEVLGIEKNEEGYVIHTNNGDVKAKYVFNCAGVYAQEINEMVASRSFSIHPRRGQYNILDKSTGDLINHVIFQAPTKLGKGVLVAPTVHGNLLVGPDAEDLEDKENTSTTSDRIEFIREKSRKTTTKVPFNKTITSFAGLRAVSNVGDFIIEESKEAKGFINVAGIESPGLSAAPAIAEYAIDVLKGITGELKERKDFNPRRKPVIRFMELSDEEKSEVIKKDPRYGRIICRCENITEGEIVDAIHRNAGGRTVDGIKRRSRPGMGRCQGGFCGPRVMEILARELKMDIKDVVKDSKEAYILTEETKQNTPEEVVVETLEEIKIS; encoded by the coding sequence ATGTATGATGTAGCGGTAATTGGTGCCGGTATTATAGGAACTTTTATAACAAGAGAATTATCAAAATTTGATTTAAAAACTGTCATGATTGATAAAGAAAATGATATAGCAAATGGAACAACAAAGGCAAATAGTGCCATTGTCCATGCTGGATATGATGCAAAGGCAGGTACATTAAAAGGAAAGTTAAATGCAAAAGGAAATGCTATGTATGGAAAAGTTTGTGAAGAATTAGATGTACATTTTAAAAGAATTGGTTCATTTGTTATTGCTAGTAACGAAGAAGAAATGGAAAGTGTAAAAGATTTATATGAAAGAGGACGTAAAAATAATATTCCTGATATGAAGATTTTATCTCAAGAAGAAGTAAGAGCAATGGAGCCGAACTTAAATGAAGAAATTATCGGTGCTTTATATGCGCCAACGGCAGGAATCGTTAGTCCTTGGGAATTAGCTGTAGCATTAGCAGAAAATGCAGCAGACAATGGTGCCCAGATTAAGCTTGAAACGGAAGTTTTAGGAATTGAGAAAAACGAAGAAGGTTATGTGATTCATACAAATAATGGAGATGTAAAAGCAAAGTATGTATTTAACTGTGCAGGAGTATACGCACAAGAAATCAATGAAATGGTAGCATCAAGGAGTTTTAGTATTCACCCAAGGAGAGGCCAATACAATATTTTAGATAAAAGTACAGGAGACCTGATCAATCATGTAATCTTCCAAGCACCAACGAAACTTGGAAAAGGGGTATTAGTTGCTCCTACAGTTCATGGAAATCTATTAGTAGGACCAGATGCAGAGGATCTAGAGGATAAAGAAAATACATCAACTACGAGTGATCGAATTGAATTTATCAGAGAAAAATCAAGAAAAACAACTACAAAAGTTCCATTTAATAAAACGATTACAAGCTTTGCAGGATTAAGAGCAGTATCAAATGTGGGAGATTTTATCATAGAAGAATCAAAAGAAGCAAAAGGATTTATTAATGTGGCAGGAATAGAATCCCCTGGATTATCAGCAGCACCAGCAATAGCAGAATATGCAATTGACGTTTTAAAAGGTATTACAGGAGAACTTAAGGAGAGAAAAGACTTTAATCCAAGAAGAAAACCTGTGATTCGTTTTATGGAGTTAAGTGATGAAGAAAAATCAGAAGTAATTAAGAAAGATCCAAGATACGGAAGAATCATTTGTAGATGTGAAAACATTACAGAAGGTGAAATAGTAGATGCCATCCATAGAAATGCAGGGGGAAGAACGGTAGATGGTATCAAAAGAAGATCAAGACCTGGTATGGGAAGATGCCAAGGAGGATTTTGTGGACCAAGAGTTATGGAAATATTAGCGAGAGAATTAAAAATGGATATTAAAGATGTAGTAAAAGATAGCAAAGAAGCTTATATATTAACAGAAGAAACAAAGCAAAATACACCAGAAGAAGTAGTTGTAGAAACTTTAGAAGAGATAAAGATATCTTAA
- a CDS encoding M20 family metallopeptidase, producing the protein MKIIKEKIESNFDEFIEDLKGLIQIPSVYEEDESPYPFGENIDTALKEMLSIAKKLGFKTFCDPKGYYGYAEYGNGHEMIGILGHLDVVPPGDLKKWDTAPFHPTIKDGKLFGRGTQDDKGPTLGAMYAFKALIDSGVQINKKVRFIYGTDEESLWRGIAQYKKKEKMPDYGFTPDADFPLIYAEKGLLQINLVAKNETNIRLEGGDAYNSVPSKILYDTKDADTLAKILDQLNFEYKKENNSIIVMGKSVHAKDSEKGINAICRLLIGMNKMGLKSKCIDFVVENILEDALAKKVFGKCEDDASGPLKFNIGKIKIDDSHETLNIDIRIPVTVEKEFVLDKLNEVIAKYGFRMEENDYLRSIYTPLDSELVKTLMDAYVEVTGDSKSLPISSGGATYARAMDNCVAFGVAFPYTEETEHQPNEHIQLDEMKRAIEIYACALLKLLK; encoded by the coding sequence ATGAAAATAATAAAAGAAAAAATCGAAAGTAATTTTGATGAGTTTATTGAAGATCTCAAAGGTTTAATTCAAATACCTAGTGTTTATGAAGAGGATGAAAGTCCTTATCCTTTTGGTGAAAATATAGATACAGCTTTAAAAGAAATGTTATCTATAGCCAAAAAGCTAGGATTTAAAACCTTTTGTGATCCTAAAGGGTATTATGGGTATGCGGAATATGGAAATGGCCATGAAATGATTGGTATTTTAGGACATTTAGATGTGGTTCCACCAGGAGATTTAAAAAAATGGGATACAGCCCCCTTTCATCCTACTATTAAAGATGGGAAGTTATTTGGAAGAGGAACACAAGATGATAAAGGACCTACATTAGGAGCTATGTATGCTTTCAAAGCCCTTATAGATAGTGGAGTTCAAATTAACAAAAAAGTAAGATTTATATATGGAACGGACGAAGAATCTCTTTGGAGAGGGATTGCTCAATACAAGAAGAAAGAAAAAATGCCTGATTATGGATTTACTCCAGATGCAGATTTTCCATTAATCTATGCAGAAAAAGGACTTTTACAAATAAATTTAGTTGCAAAAAATGAAACCAATATAAGATTAGAAGGTGGAGATGCATATAATTCAGTTCCCTCAAAAATCTTATATGATACGAAGGATGCAGATACATTAGCAAAGATTTTAGATCAATTAAATTTTGAGTATAAAAAAGAGAATAATAGCATTATAGTTATGGGAAAAAGTGTTCATGCAAAGGATTCTGAAAAAGGTATAAATGCTATATGTAGATTACTCATAGGCATGAATAAAATGGGGCTTAAATCTAAATGTATTGATTTTGTAGTAGAGAATATATTAGAAGATGCATTAGCTAAAAAAGTTTTTGGAAAGTGCGAAGATGATGCATCAGGTCCTTTGAAATTCAATATTGGGAAAATAAAGATAGATGACAGTCATGAGACTTTAAATATTGATATAAGAATTCCGGTAACTGTAGAAAAGGAATTTGTTTTAGATAAATTAAATGAAGTTATAGCAAAATATGGATTTCGTATGGAAGAAAACGATTACTTAAGATCTATCTATACGCCTCTTGATTCTGAACTTGTAAAAACTTTGATGGATGCGTATGTAGAAGTTACAGGAGACTCAAAAAGCTTACCTATTTCGTCTGGGGGAGCAACCTATGCTAGAGCTATGGACAATTGTGTAGCTTTCGGAGTAGCTTTTCCATACACAGAAGAAACGGAACATCAGCCTAATGAACATATTCAATTAGACGAAATGAAAAGGGCTATAGAAATTTATGCATGTGCTTTATTAAAATTATTAAAATAA
- the pepT gene encoding peptidase T, protein MERAYEKFLRYVVINTKSDEASETMPSTMNQFDLAHVLVEELKAIGIEDAHVDENCYVMGTLKGNVENAPVIGLIAHLDTSPDCSGENVKPNIIKNYDGKDIVLNKEKNIIMHVSDFPYLEDYKGQTLITSDGTTLLGADDKAGIAEIMTVIEYFINHPETKHGDIKICFTPDEEIGSGADKFDVDKFGADFAYTIDGSFIGEIEYENFNAASASIKVHGVNIHPGSAKHKMKNSILIGMELNNLLPNFEVPQYTEGYEGFFLLDEFTGTVELTKMEYIIRDHDMEKFLSKKAFLEKSCQFINDKYGEGTVELELTDSYFNMKEKIEPVIHIVDSVVKAMENVGVEPIVKAIRGGTDGARLSFMGLPTPNIFTGGFNFHGRFETICVEDMDKAVETIAEVIRSYGK, encoded by the coding sequence ATGGAAAGAGCTTATGAAAAATTCCTTAGATATGTAGTCATCAATACAAAATCAGATGAAGCTTCTGAAACCATGCCAAGCACCATGAATCAATTTGATTTAGCTCATGTATTAGTAGAAGAGTTAAAAGCTATTGGTATAGAAGATGCTCATGTAGATGAAAATTGTTATGTAATGGGAACCTTGAAGGGAAATGTTGAAAATGCCCCAGTGATCGGTTTAATTGCTCATTTAGATACAAGTCCTGACTGTTCAGGTGAAAATGTGAAACCGAATATAATCAAAAATTATGATGGGAAAGATATTGTATTAAATAAAGAAAAAAATATTATTATGCATGTATCAGATTTTCCTTATCTAGAAGATTATAAGGGACAAACTCTTATTACTAGTGATGGAACAACTTTACTTGGAGCTGATGATAAGGCTGGAATAGCAGAAATTATGACGGTTATAGAATATTTTATCAATCATCCTGAAACAAAACATGGGGATATTAAGATCTGTTTTACGCCAGATGAAGAAATTGGAAGTGGCGCAGACAAATTTGATGTAGATAAATTTGGGGCTGACTTTGCGTATACCATAGACGGTAGTTTTATTGGAGAAATTGAATATGAAAACTTCAATGCGGCTTCTGCTTCTATTAAAGTTCATGGGGTGAATATTCATCCAGGTTCAGCAAAACATAAGATGAAAAATTCAATACTAATAGGGATGGAACTGAATAATCTTCTTCCTAATTTTGAAGTTCCTCAATATACAGAAGGATATGAAGGTTTTTTCCTTCTAGATGAATTTACTGGAACTGTTGAGCTTACGAAGATGGAATATATTATTCGTGATCATGATATGGAAAAATTCTTAAGTAAAAAAGCTTTCCTTGAAAAATCTTGCCAATTTATCAATGATAAATATGGTGAAGGAACTGTAGAACTTGAACTTACGGATTCGTATTTTAATATGAAAGAGAAAATAGAACCAGTAATACATATCGTTGATTCAGTAGTAAAGGCCATGGAAAATGTAGGAGTAGAACCTATCGTTAAAGCTATAAGAGGAGGAACAGATGGAGCAAGACTTTCTTTTATGGGGCTTCCAACACCTAATATATTTACAGGTGGGTTTAACTTCCATGGTAGATTTGAAACTATATGTGTAGAAGATATGGATAAAGCTGTAGAAACTATTGCAGAGGTTATAAGATCTTATGGGAAATAA
- the glpT gene encoding glycerol-3-phosphate transporter → MLEMFRPAPAIARMADDKIDGAYKRYRFQVFMSIFIGYAAYYFIRKNFNMAAPYLIDTYGYTKAQVGAVGSALGLAYGISKFIMGNISDRCNPRYFMAAGLILSGIVNLMFGFASSITMLCVLMFLNGWFQGMGWPPCGRTMTHWFSDKERGVKMSIWNVAHNIGGALVPTLALAGLAMFSTWRGMFYFPAGLSIAIGIGILIFMKDTPQSVGLPPIEEYKDDYPDVKVDDRERELSAKEILVKYVLCNKYIWYIAIANIFVYLVRYGIMDWIPVYLKEVKGFNIKEAGAAFALFEWAAIPGTIIVGWLSDKIFHGRRAPMGVICMLGVIAAVFTYWKSDSVMAINIAVASVGALIYGPVMLIGVAALDYVPKKAAGTAAGFTGLFGYVGGAVSANIIIGAVVDSAGWDGAFKLIIGACVLAVIFLGLTWNTHDRSKEEKKEALAKA, encoded by the coding sequence ATGTTAGAAATGTTCAGACCTGCACCGGCCATTGCACGTATGGCAGACGACAAAATTGACGGTGCATACAAAAGATACCGATTCCAAGTATTCATGAGTATCTTTATTGGATATGCAGCTTATTATTTCATTAGAAAGAACTTTAATATGGCTGCACCTTATTTAATTGATACCTACGGATACACAAAAGCACAAGTTGGAGCGGTAGGTTCTGCATTAGGACTAGCTTACGGAATCAGTAAGTTCATTATGGGAAATATTTCAGATCGATGTAATCCAAGATATTTTATGGCAGCTGGACTTATTTTATCAGGTATTGTGAATTTAATGTTTGGTTTTGCATCATCTATTACAATGTTATGCGTTTTAATGTTCTTAAATGGATGGTTCCAAGGTATGGGATGGCCTCCATGTGGAAGAACAATGACACACTGGTTCTCAGATAAAGAACGTGGCGTAAAGATGTCTATTTGGAATGTGGCACATAATATTGGTGGAGCTTTAGTTCCAACATTAGCATTAGCAGGACTTGCAATGTTCTCTACTTGGAGAGGAATGTTCTACTTCCCAGCAGGATTATCTATTGCTATAGGGATTGGTATTTTAATCTTCATGAAGGATACACCTCAATCAGTTGGTCTTCCACCAATTGAAGAATATAAAGATGATTATCCAGATGTAAAAGTAGACGATAGAGAAAGAGAATTATCAGCAAAAGAAATATTAGTAAAATATGTTTTATGCAACAAATATATTTGGTATATTGCTATTGCAAATATTTTTGTATACTTAGTAAGATATGGAATTATGGACTGGATTCCGGTTTACTTAAAAGAAGTAAAAGGATTCAATATTAAAGAAGCAGGTGCAGCATTTGCATTATTCGAGTGGGCAGCTATTCCAGGAACAATTATTGTTGGATGGTTAAGTGATAAAATATTCCATGGAAGACGTGCACCTATGGGTGTAATCTGTATGCTAGGGGTAATTGCAGCAGTATTTACTTATTGGAAGAGTGATAGTGTAATGGCTATTAATATAGCTGTTGCTTCAGTAGGAGCATTAATTTATGGACCAGTTATGCTAATTGGTGTTGCAGCTCTTGACTATGTACCTAAAAAAGCAGCTGGTACGGCAGCTGGATTTACAGGACTATTTGGCTATGTAGGAGGAGCAGTTTCTGCAAACATTATTATCGGTGCTGTAGTTGATAGTGCTGGTTGGGATGGAGCATTTAAGTTAATTATTGGAGCTTGTGTACTAGCAGTTATATTCTTAGGACTTACTTGGAATACACATGATAGATCAAAAGAAGAGAAAAAGGAAGCTTTAGCTAAAGCATAA
- a CDS encoding GntR family transcriptional regulator, with product MTRDLLNEDNTGLSLTSKIFNILREDILNGKYAEGEKLGEAKLAEELGVSRTPVREALKQLELDGIVENKPNRGVVVLGISKQDIEDIYTIRTAIEGIAARWAVERITESEVEELKEAYELMEFYTFKNDIEKFAELNTKFHEIIYKATKSRHLEQVLKDFQYYMKKTRRKSLHVEGRIKDSLKEHKLVLDAFLNKDEEAAQKALTNHVENSKKNVEKNVKA from the coding sequence ATGACAAGGGATTTATTAAATGAAGATAATACAGGTTTGTCCCTAACATCAAAGATATTCAATATACTAAGAGAAGATATATTGAATGGGAAATATGCTGAAGGAGAAAAGCTAGGAGAAGCAAAACTAGCAGAAGAATTAGGTGTTAGCCGTACACCAGTAAGAGAAGCTCTTAAACAACTTGAACTAGATGGTATTGTGGAGAATAAACCTAATAGAGGGGTTGTTGTATTAGGCATATCTAAGCAAGATATTGAAGATATATATACAATAAGAACTGCTATTGAAGGAATAGCTGCTAGATGGGCTGTTGAGAGAATTACAGAATCAGAAGTAGAAGAGTTAAAAGAAGCTTATGAATTAATGGAGTTCTATACCTTCAAAAATGATATTGAAAAATTTGCAGAACTAAACACAAAATTTCATGAAATTATTTATAAAGCAACCAAGAGCAGACATCTTGAACAAGTACTTAAGGATTTTCAGTATTATATGAAGAAAACAAGAAGAAAATCTTTACATGTTGAGGGACGAATTAAGGATTCACTAAAAGAACATAAACTCGTTTTAGATGCTTTTCTCAATAAGGATGAAGAGGCTGCACAAAAGGCTCTTACAAACCATGTTGAGAATTCAAAAAAAAATGTAGAAAAGAATGTAAAAGCTTAA